The following proteins come from a genomic window of Proteiniphilum propionicum:
- a CDS encoding RNA polymerase sigma-70 factor → MKNKTIDINSRTLRLLQEGDEKAFEHIFHFYYNQVYTFVLNTLFNKTFAEDITQTVFITLWEKRETIDPDTNIAPLLYTIAKNHVYRQTEQLLRKYKYEQTQQEIMPEESNPEEDVNNLFLEKILSELIEKLPTARRKIFLLSRKENLSNKDIASHLNISEKTVETQIRRSLIFLNEKLKHYLNLLIF, encoded by the coding sequence TTGAAGAACAAAACAATAGATATAAACTCACGCACGCTTCGCCTTCTGCAGGAAGGAGATGAAAAGGCCTTTGAACATATTTTTCATTTCTACTACAATCAGGTTTATACATTTGTACTAAACACGCTTTTCAATAAAACTTTTGCAGAAGACATTACACAAACTGTCTTCATAACGCTCTGGGAGAAAAGAGAAACAATTGATCCCGATACCAATATTGCACCTCTTCTTTATACCATTGCCAAAAATCATGTTTACAGACAAACGGAACAATTGCTGCGAAAATACAAATATGAACAAACTCAACAGGAAATTATGCCGGAAGAGAGTAATCCGGAAGAAGATGTAAATAATCTTTTTCTGGAGAAAATTCTTTCAGAATTGATTGAAAAACTTCCCACAGCACGACGTAAAATTTTCTTATTAAGCCGAAAAGAGAATCTGTCAAACAAAGATATTGCTTCCCATTTAAATATTTCAGAAAAAACAGTTGAAACACAAATAAGACGCTCTCTTATTTTTTTAAATGAAAAACTGAAACACTACCTCAATTTGCTGATATTTTAA
- a CDS encoding FecR family protein → MSEEITNLVGKFLSNTLSEEEIGKLLRAYQQKQISEKQFGDYYASKWEDAGQHPSRLAAENREKAWEQFKMYMRRNIQTLPKHKSRWIAMASIAAVAILFFILGLSLQRIRNHSQQELVVMVENGQKASVQLPDGSRVRLNSASELRYSPDFGEKSRMVKLEGEAYFEVQSNPNNPFIVLTRDHLQVKAVGTKFNIKAYSNDDQITGTLIEGRIEVSNSLLSEVLAPNERISFNTKDGMFSKSRIDSVNEAIFWMTDQFVFDKETLGDIAKILERMYNVTISFTSPEITEIQYSGKIKNNSMENVLNLITVVSPLQYTMSGSHITFSKKQN, encoded by the coding sequence ATGTCAGAAGAAATTACAAATTTGGTTGGGAAATTTCTCTCCAATACCCTATCGGAAGAAGAAATAGGTAAGTTGCTCCGTGCTTATCAACAAAAGCAGATAAGCGAAAAGCAATTTGGAGATTATTATGCAAGCAAATGGGAAGATGCCGGCCAGCATCCGTCCCGGCTCGCCGCAGAAAACAGGGAAAAAGCATGGGAACAGTTTAAGATGTATATGCGTCGAAATATCCAAACCCTTCCGAAACACAAAAGCAGATGGATTGCAATGGCGAGCATAGCAGCCGTAGCTATACTGTTTTTTATACTGGGCCTCTCGCTCCAACGGATCCGTAATCATTCACAACAAGAACTTGTGGTAATGGTTGAAAACGGACAAAAGGCAAGCGTTCAGCTTCCCGACGGTTCCCGGGTGCGCCTCAATTCGGCCAGCGAACTGCGTTATTCTCCGGATTTCGGAGAAAAAAGCCGAATGGTAAAACTGGAAGGAGAAGCCTATTTTGAGGTACAAAGCAACCCAAACAACCCGTTCATCGTGTTAACACGTGACCATCTGCAGGTAAAGGCTGTGGGGACAAAGTTCAACATTAAGGCATATTCCAATGATGATCAAATAACCGGAACACTCATTGAAGGCAGAATTGAAGTAAGCAACTCATTGTTATCCGAAGTGCTGGCTCCTAACGAACGTATTTCATTCAATACTAAAGATGGAATGTTCAGTAAGTCCCGTATAGACAGTGTAAATGAAGCCATTTTTTGGATGACCGATCAATTCGTGTTCGACAAAGAAACATTAGGAGACATTGCCAAAATACTGGAAAGAATGTACAACGTAACTATCTCTTTTACATCACCCGAAATAACAGAGATACAATATAGCGGAAAAATCAAGAACAACAGTATGGAGAATGTACTGAATCTTATCACTGTTGTTTCCCCGCTACAGTACACAATGTCCGGATCGCACATTACATTCAGTAAAAAACAGAATTAA